A segment of the Candidatus Pelagisphaera phototrophica genome:
GGACACTGTCTGCATTTTGACGAGCTTCACGGGCGTTGGCTTCGATCTGGTTCCAGTCTTGAGCTGCAATGAGTTCACGCTTAGCAATCCAGGAACCACCGATCGCTGAGATAAGCGGGGAAGCGAGATAGTCTCTCATGTTTGTCGCATTGAGCCCACCGAGGGGAATGAAATCAATGTTGAGGTGCTGGTAGGGGGCGGCCATGTTTTTAAGATGGCTTAATCCACCGGCGGTTTCTGCGGGAAAAAACTTGAGAGTTCGGCAGCCGAGCTCGATGCCTTGCTCAATGTCACTAGGGGTTACGATTCCCGGTCCGAAGGGCAGGCCCTTGTTCTGAGCGTACTCGACGACTTTACGATTGAGGCCAGGAGCAACTCCAAAGGCGGCTCCCGCGGCGACGACTTCGTCGACCTGCCCTTTGGTAAGTATGGTGCCGATTCCAGCGAGCATCTCGGGGACATCTTCGCGAATCGCTCTGAGAGCACCAAGAGCCGCATCGGTTCGGAGGGTCAACTCCATGGCGTCAATGCCACCCCTTAGTAA
Coding sequences within it:
- the eda gene encoding bifunctional 4-hydroxy-2-oxoglutarate aldolase/2-dehydro-3-deoxy-phosphogluconate aldolase, with translation MFPTELNQKIKKSAIIAVLVIDDAANAVALARALLRGGIDAMELTLRTDAALGALRAIREDVPEMLAGIGTILTKGQVDEVVAAGAAFGVAPGLNRKVVEYAQNKGLPFGPGIVTPSDIEQGIELGCRTLKFFPAETAGGLSHLKNMAAPYQHLNIDFIPLGGLNATNMRDYLASPLISAIGGSWIAKRELIAAQDWNQIEANAREARQNADSVRG